In a genomic window of Pontibacter liquoris:
- a CDS encoding glycosyltransferase — protein MEFTGERFLPIEGLIEDEIGIEHLHRYYSSLDLVNNKVVLDLACGEGYGSALLATVAKEVCGVDIDQSCIDHAKQKYGSKNSNLTFLQGNVTQVPLTTNSVDVVVSFETIEHLDGPTQHAFLKEIRRVLKHDGKLLISTPDKNNYSLRYSYVNEFHIKEFTKKEFFSFLNHYFDYSTEYLQGFEIVSAITETNTPKTGKLKVCNLFQSSKTFSRKYLIAICSNQPFDLENNFSSVVFGVKKDYQELKDRMVEMNAHIEELGAWGKSLDEVILQKDATVTDLQNKLISQSHTMQELLAQTSAYNEQLQKQTDELLHHTTTIQNKDIQVQELSERLTNKNIQVQELNERLTNKNIQVQELNERLTNKNIQVQELNERLTNKNIQVQELNERLTNKNIQVQELNERLTNKNIQVQELSERLTNKNIQVQELNERLVYKDEAISNHENSCQAASQLIKQLEQQLYNKDSQYNVAESENKLLRSTIETLTENINNLSSDKDSLEKYISDLKESINHSFSTTSKLEQDLSDCNNIILDQKQRIHVLYQQNDNLNGRLDEIFTSEGWKLLNIYYNIKGKWLPEDTSRYKYLKKAVNKVRGKKENYYTLQTYNLPAVQEDVSHPSASDLETLLNTAVEYEIIKLPFFDLPIASIVIPAYNAWEMNYKCIKSINENTHGVSYEVIIGDDASSDDTQNIGMYVENIVSIRNSSNVGFLHNCNNAAKHAKGKYILFLNNDTEVKPGWLSSLVELLEKDASIGMAGSKLIYPDGRLQEAGGIIWKDASGWNFGHRQSPEAPEFNYVKEVDYISGASILIRTSLWKEIGGFDSLYTPAYYEDTDLAFEVRKRGYKVVYQPLSEVIHYEGYSHGTEQREGITGKEIKAYQQVNFGKFYEKWKDVLDKDHFPNAENVFWAKDRSKGKKTILFVDHYVPFYDKDAGSRNTFMLLQLLAETGYNVKFIGDNFYKHEPYTTTLQQMGIEVLYGAWYRDNWESWALENKSKIDFVYLSRPHISIKYIDFICNNLNAKVIYFGHDLHYLRELKQYQVEGRKELLESSAKWKKLELELFSKSDLVLTVSEDEKTIINNDLNIQHVIKLPLFYYDNFKPVITDFADRKDILFVGGFGHSPNVDGIIWFCKQVWPQISASIPDVNFIIAGSNPPQEIYELSSPRIHVKGYVTDFELQALYNSVRLVVIPLRYGAGVKGKTVEAMYNGLPIVTTSFGVEGLSGIENVIQTCQSEEEFSSQVIDYYSSIQNLEIKSAIELDYVQAHFSRDAMLTVVNEIFS, from the coding sequence TTGGAGTTTACTGGAGAACGCTTCCTTCCAATAGAAGGATTAATAGAGGATGAGATTGGAATTGAGCACTTACACCGCTATTACTCGTCACTAGATTTAGTTAATAACAAAGTAGTATTAGATTTGGCTTGTGGCGAAGGATATGGCTCGGCTTTATTAGCGACTGTAGCTAAGGAAGTGTGTGGTGTAGATATAGATCAATCTTGTATTGATCATGCCAAGCAAAAGTACGGTTCTAAAAATAGCAATTTAACATTTCTTCAAGGAAATGTTACGCAAGTACCATTAACAACTAATTCAGTCGATGTAGTAGTTTCATTTGAAACTATTGAACATCTTGATGGGCCAACACAGCATGCCTTTTTAAAAGAGATAAGAAGAGTATTAAAGCATGACGGAAAGTTATTAATCTCAACACCAGATAAGAACAACTACTCGCTTAGGTATTCTTATGTTAATGAATTTCATATTAAGGAGTTTACTAAGAAAGAGTTCTTTAGCTTCTTAAACCACTACTTCGATTACTCGACAGAATACTTGCAAGGATTTGAGATAGTTAGTGCTATTACAGAAACAAATACTCCAAAAACGGGAAAGTTAAAGGTTTGTAATTTGTTTCAATCTTCAAAAACCTTTTCCCGGAAGTACCTAATTGCTATTTGTAGTAATCAGCCTTTTGATCTTGAAAATAATTTTTCCTCCGTGGTCTTCGGGGTCAAGAAAGATTATCAGGAATTGAAAGATAGGATGGTGGAAATGAATGCACATATCGAAGAATTAGGTGCTTGGGGTAAGAGCTTAGATGAGGTAATTCTGCAAAAAGACGCAACAGTTACAGATTTGCAAAATAAGTTAATAAGCCAGTCACATACCATGCAAGAACTTTTAGCTCAAACTAGTGCATATAATGAACAATTGCAGAAGCAAACGGATGAATTACTTCATCATACTACAACTATTCAAAATAAAGATATTCAGGTGCAGGAGTTAAGTGAGCGCCTAACCAACAAGAATATTCAGGTGCAGGAGTTAAATGAGCGCCTAACCAACAAGAATATTCAGGTGCAGGAGTTAAATGAGCGCCTAACCAACAAGAATATTCAGGTGCAGGAGTTAAATGAGCGCCTAACCAACAAGAATATTCAGGTGCAGGAGTTAAATGAGCGCCTAACCAACAAGAATATTCAGGTGCAGGAGTTAAATGAGCGCCTAACCAACAAGAATATTCAGGTGCAGGAGTTAAGTGAGCGCCTAACCAACAAGAATATTCAGGTGCAGGAATTAAATGAGCGCCTGGTATACAAGGATGAGGCTATATCTAATCATGAGAATAGTTGCCAAGCTGCTTCACAATTGATTAAGCAGTTGGAGCAACAGCTATACAATAAAGACAGCCAATATAATGTGGCTGAAAGTGAAAATAAGTTGCTTCGAAGTACTATTGAAACCTTGACAGAGAATATTAATAATTTAAGTTCAGATAAGGATTCCTTAGAAAAATACATTAGTGATCTTAAAGAGAGTATAAATCACTCTTTCTCTACCACTTCTAAGTTAGAACAAGATCTAAGTGATTGTAATAACATTATTCTGGATCAGAAGCAAAGAATACATGTTCTTTACCAACAGAATGATAATTTAAACGGAAGGTTAGATGAGATCTTTACCTCAGAAGGATGGAAACTTCTAAATATTTATTATAATATAAAAGGAAAGTGGTTACCAGAGGATACAAGTAGATACAAGTATCTGAAAAAGGCTGTTAATAAAGTCAGAGGAAAAAAGGAAAACTATTACACATTACAAACCTATAATCTACCTGCTGTTCAAGAAGATGTATCTCATCCTTCAGCTTCGGATTTGGAAACTTTGTTAAATACTGCTGTCGAATATGAAATTATAAAGCTGCCATTTTTCGATCTGCCAATTGCATCTATAGTGATTCCTGCTTACAATGCCTGGGAGATGAATTATAAATGTATCAAATCAATAAATGAAAATACACATGGAGTAAGCTATGAGGTGATTATTGGTGATGATGCTTCTTCAGACGATACTCAAAACATAGGAATGTATGTTGAAAATATTGTTAGTATCCGAAATAGTAGTAATGTAGGGTTTTTGCATAACTGTAATAATGCAGCGAAGCATGCGAAAGGAAAGTATATTCTTTTTCTGAATAATGATACTGAAGTTAAACCAGGTTGGCTAAGTTCATTGGTTGAATTGTTGGAGAAAGACGCTAGCATTGGCATGGCTGGGTCTAAATTAATTTACCCTGATGGAAGATTACAGGAGGCTGGAGGCATAATCTGGAAAGATGCTTCTGGATGGAATTTTGGCCATAGGCAATCTCCAGAAGCCCCTGAGTTTAATTATGTTAAAGAAGTAGATTATATTTCTGGGGCAAGCATATTAATAAGAACAAGCCTCTGGAAAGAAATAGGAGGGTTTGACAGTTTATATACCCCTGCCTATTACGAAGACACTGACTTAGCTTTTGAAGTAAGAAAACGTGGGTATAAAGTTGTATATCAACCCTTATCTGAGGTTATTCATTACGAGGGCTATTCACATGGTACTGAGCAAAGAGAAGGAATCACAGGCAAAGAAATAAAAGCATACCAGCAGGTGAACTTTGGAAAGTTTTATGAAAAATGGAAAGATGTTCTGGATAAGGATCATTTTCCTAACGCTGAAAATGTGTTCTGGGCTAAAGATAGAAGTAAAGGCAAAAAAACGATCTTGTTTGTTGATCATTATGTGCCTTTCTATGATAAAGATGCTGGCTCAAGAAACACGTTCATGTTACTGCAATTACTAGCAGAGACTGGTTACAACGTGAAGTTTATAGGGGATAATTTCTATAAGCATGAGCCATATACAACTACTCTTCAGCAAATGGGAATTGAGGTTTTATATGGAGCTTGGTACAGAGATAATTGGGAAAGCTGGGCGTTAGAAAATAAAAGTAAAATTGACTTTGTTTATTTAAGTAGGCCACATATTTCCATTAAATACATTGATTTTATTTGCAATAACTTAAATGCAAAGGTGATTTATTTTGGACATGATCTCCATTATTTAAGAGAGTTAAAACAGTATCAGGTTGAAGGAAGAAAAGAGCTCTTAGAATCTTCAGCAAAATGGAAAAAGTTAGAGTTAGAATTGTTCAGCAAATCGGATTTAGTCCTTACCGTAAGTGAAGATGAAAAAACGATCATAAATAATGATCTGAATATCCAGCATGTAATTAAGCTACCCTTATTTTATTATGATAATTTCAAACCAGTAATTACTGATTTTGCTGATAGGAAAGATATTTTATTCGTCGGTGGTTTCGGACATTCACCAAATGTAGACGGTATTATTTGGTTCTGTAAACAGGTGTGGCCACAAATTTCAGCAAGCATTCCGGACGTTAATTTTATTATTGCTGGTTCAAATCCTCCACAAGAAATCTATGAATTGTCATCACCTCGCATTCATGTTAAAGGATATGTGACAGATTTCGAACTCCAAGCTTTATATAACTCTGTGAGATTAGTGGTAATACCATTACGTTATGGAGCTGGGGTTAAAGGTAAAACAGTAGAAGCCATGTACAACGGCCTTCCTATTGTTACAACAAGTTTTGGAGTAGAGGGCCTATCAGGTATAGAAAACGTGATTCAGACATGTCAAAGTGAAGAAGAGTTTTCTTCTCAAGTAATTGATTATTATTCTTCAATCCAAAATTTAGAGATTAAAAGTGCAATAGAACTTGATTATGTTCAGGCGCATTTCTCTAGAGACGCAA